The DNA region GACTTTTCCTTTGTTTCTTATACGAAGTTTTTCCCCATCTTTTACACCTGCTGGGACTCTTATTTTAATACTTTGATTATTTATATTGATTGTTTTTTCGCCACCATTTATAGCAAAATCAAAATCCAAATTAAGTCTTGCATTTATGTCTAAATTTTCACCAAATCCTCCAAAACCACCACCGAAGCTACCGCTAAAATCTGCATTTTTAAAGCCTCCGCCAAAAATATTTCTAAGTATGTCATTTAAATCACCAAAATTTTCGGCATTTCTTGCAAAATCACTAAAATTTTGATTGCCAAACATACTATCACCTCTGGCATCATATTGTCTTCTTTTTTCATCATCGCTTAAAATTTCATAGGCTGCATTTATCTCTTTAAATTTATTCTCGGCTTCTGGGTCTTTGTTAATGTCTGGATGGTATTTTCTTGCTAGTTTTCTATATGCTTTTTTTATATCTTCATTACTAGCATCTTTACTAACACCTAAAGTTTCATATAGGCTATCACTCATACTTCCAATCTCCTTTTAACTATCATTTAATAATTCTAATGAAACTATTATAAATCAAGTTTAATATTTTTACTTTAAAAATTTAAGTCTTATTGTATCATAAAGTTTAGTCTAAGTCAATCAACTTTAAATTTAAACTTTTTCTCACTGGCTATTAATCACAAAATTTAAGCATAAAAATAAACACTTTTAGTTATAATGTCTTAAAAATTTAAAGGGCATTGTATGAAAATTTTAATGATTGAAGATGATGTTGAACTAGCTGAAATTTTAACAGAATATTTAGAAAAATTTAAAATGGAAGTTGTGGTCGCCGATGATCCATATATAGGACTTTCAAAGTTAAATTTAGATAATTTTGATGCTGTCATATTAGATCTTACACTACCTGGACTTGATGGGCTTGAAGTCTGTAAAGAAATAAGAAAATCAAACAATGTTCCAATAATTGTTTCAAGTGCAAGACATGATTTAACTGATAAAATAAATGCGTTTGATTTTGGTGCAGATGATTACTTGCCAAAACCATACAACCCAAAAGAACTTCTTGCAAGACTAAAAAGTGTTATAAGAAGAAGTGAGGGTTTGCTTAGTCAAAATGAGCAAAAACAAAACTCCACAAAAGATCTTGTTGTAAATGAGTTTGAACACACCATAACCTTAAAAGGAAAACCATTAAAACTAACAGTTGCTGAGTATGACATACTAGCATATCTTATACAAAAAGAAGGTGGAGCTATAAAAAGAGAAGAGTTGATTTATAACTGCGATGCGATAAGTGAAGACTCAACAAATAAAAGCATAGATGTAATAATTGGAAGAATTAGAGCAAAACTTGGAGAAAATTCTAAAAATCCAAAATATATTCACGCAATAAGAGGCGTTGGCTATAAGTTGATACAATAATAAAAAAAAGAAAATTTATGAAACATTCATCTATATTTTATAGTATAACTTTTATATTTATACTATCAACAACAAGTATTTTTTTAACTTTTTTATGGCTTATTAATTACGATAAAGAAAACTATACAAAAGAGCTTAATAACAAATACTCAACAGTTTCTGACACGGCACTTTATAGGTTTGCTAAACTAGTTAGCCAAGATGAGTATGAAAATCAAATGAAAAACTACAATATGGTAAAAATATCAGATGATAAAAATATAGCTGCTATTGAACAAAATGGAACTATTTTGCAAGAAGTAAGTGTCAAGCTTGGAACTTCGGCTATTATTTTATATAATAGGCACCATTTTTTAAAAATTAAGCACAACGATGAAGAAATTTTGCTTCAAGATGCAGACTATCAACCATATCGCTATCACATCATAAAAGTTATATTTTTATTTGTTTTTACAATTCTTTTAATAACATATATTTTCATCATAAGAAAAATAAAACCTTTAAGAAAGATAAAAAGACAGATTGACAAATTTGCAAATGGGGATTTAAATATAGAAAATGCAAAAACTGGAAATGATGAGATAAGCGAAGTCGCTGATGCGTTCTACACCGCTGTAATGCAGATAAAAAAACTAAATAAATCAAGACAGCTTTTTTTAAGAAATATCATGCATGAGTTAAAAACTCCAATTACAAAAGGTAGAATTACAGCCGAGATGATACCAGAAGATAAGTATCAAAAAAGGCTTATTTCTGTTTTTGAAAAACTTGAAGAACTTATAAACGAATTTGCAGCAGTTGAAGAGGCAACTTCTGGGAAAAAGCTAAATATAGTTGATGTCTATCTTATAAGCGAACTTATAGATGAAGCTATAAATTTAGCAATGGTTGATAGAAAAAATATCAAAATTTATGGCGATAAAGAGTTAGAGCTTAAAGTAAATTTTAAGCTTTTTAGCATAGCTATAAAAAATATTATTGATAACGGGATAAAATATTCAACTGATAAATTTGTGGAAATTTATATAAAGGAAAATTCTTTAGAATTTCACACAAAAGGAGAAAATTTAGAACAAGATTTAAGCTTTTATATAGAACCATTTTCAAAAGGAAGTAACGCTAAACAAAGCTTTGGACTTGGGCTTTATATAGTTGATAATATTATTAAATCGCACAATTTAAAATTTTGCCATAGATATGAAGATGGAAAAAATATATTTTATTTTGATGAGCTAAAAAATATAATTAGCAATTCTGAAAATATTGATCTCAGCATAATTGATGAAGTTCAAAAGTCAGACAGTAAATAAATTTAAGCTTGATTTAAATCTTAATCTTTAATGATTGTTGGCTTAAATTTATTATTTTACATCTTTAAAATTTATACAAATTCTTTGTGAAATTTAGATAAAAAACTCCACTCACTCCACAAAGGCTAAATTTCACAAAAGTTTTAAAAAACTAAATAAGCCCTACTTCTTTTTTTATAATTTTTACATATTCATCTCTTAAAATTTTACTCCATTTGCCTATTTTGCCACCATTTATTGGCTTATCATCTATTTGAATAACGGGAAGCAAAACCCAAGTTGCAGCACTCATAAAAACTTCATCAGCACTATAAGCCTCATCTAAAGTTATATTTCTCTCCTCAACTTTTAGGTTAAGTTTTGAAGCGATTTTTAATATAGTTTTTCGTCTAATTCCAGGAAGAATTTCATTTGAAAGTGGTTTTGTTATCAAAACATCATCTTTTACTATAAAAAACGACGAACTTCCACCTTCGGTAATGTATCCATTTTCCACCATAACACACTCATTAGCTCCTAATTTATAAGCTTTTGTTTTTGCGATGCACTGAGCAAGCAGTGAAACGCTTTTTATATCTCTTCTTTTCCATCTTAAATCATCAGTTGAAATTATTTTTATACCACTTTTTGCTAAAGGGTTATTTAGTATTTCACATTCATAAACAAATGATACAAATGTTGGTTCTAAATCCTCTAAAAATATGAAATTTCTTGGTGCTACGCCTCTTGTAATTTCTAAATAAACAGCCCCTTCAATAATATTATTTTTTTTAATAAGATTATAAATAATTTCTAAAACTTGTTCTTTAGTAAAATTAAGTTTTATCTCAATTTCATTCAAACTTCTTGTAAATCTCTCCCAAAAGTCATCTTTATTTGCCAAATTTGAATTAATTATCGGAACTACTTCATAAATTCCATCACCAAACACAAACCCTCTATCAAAAATACTTATTTTTGCATCTTTTTTATCCACATATTTACCATTTACATAGACAATTTCACCAAGTTTAGAAGCCATTTTAAAATCCTTTTATAAATTTGAGATTTTTATTTTATCAAAATATAAATTTATAAAAGTTAAAAAGTGATATTTATAACAAAGTTTTGAGAAATTTTTGGTAAAATAGGAGCAAAAAATATTTAAGGTAGAAAAATGAAAACTAACTGTTTTATAGATAAAATTCTTTATGGTATGTTTTTTGTATCAAAAAAACCTGTTTTATTTAGAGATTTACTGGAAGCAAACTCAGCTTACAATGACGGAATGTTAGTAGATCCTTCGAAGTTAAATTTTAGATTTAAATATGGAAAATCATACATAATTTTTGGAATTTTGTGTATTGTAGTTTTAATGCCACTTATTGGAGTTGGACATAAATTTTTTGAAAAGCTTAATATCCATTTTTCACTTTTAATAACAATTTTAATAACTTCTTGTATTTTTATAGGTTTTGATATATTTAAAGCTTACGCTAGAAAAAAACTTACCCACAAGCTTATAAAAGATGCTTGGCAAGTACATTTTCCATATTTTCCTTATGAAAAATACTCAACCAAAACTCAAGAAATTTATGATGAAGCTATTAAAAAAGAAATCCCAAAAAGGGATTTGGAGCAGTATGTTTTAGACAAACTTGTCACAAACAATAGTTAAAATTTTTCAATATTTTTAAATTTTGTATAAATTAAATTTGAGTTTTTATAAAAAATTTCTATATTTTTATTTAGTTTATTAGAGCTGTTTAAAACACTCTCACCTTGCTTTTTGAACTCTTCAAAAATTTTTGAAAGCTCAAAAATTTCATTTTTTATAGAAGAGATATTTTTATTTATATTTTCATCTTTTATGAAAACACTTGCATAATTTAAAATAATAAGCAAATTTGTAGGACTTGCTAAAAATACTGATTTTTGCACCATATACTCAAAAAGCTCGCTACAATTTGAACAAATATAGTTAAATATTGCCTCGCTAGGCAAAAACATAATGGCATATTTTACTGTTTGACCTGAAATTATATATTTATTTGAAATATCATCAATATGTTTTTTTAAATTTCTAACAAACTCTTTTTGATACTCCAAAATATTTTCATTATTATCCAGTCCGTTGCAAATTTTTTGATAACTAGATAGTGGAAATTTCGAATCAATTCCTAAGATAAGATCACTTTTTAAAAACAAAGCCGCATCTACAATTTTATCATTTTTAAGTTTATATTGGGTTTTATAAAATTTACTATTATCGCCATAACTTAATTTTAAAATTTTATATAATTCAAACTCACCAAAATTTCCTCTAAGTTTGTGGTTACTAAAAATTGAGTTTAATTTCATTACTTCATTTTTTAAAAGAATTGCTGAATTGTTAGCACTTTCAAGCTCGTTAATTTTATCTAAAATGTGTTTAAAACGCTTATCTAGGCTATCTATACCACCTGTTAGTGTGTTAGTTGTTGTTATGTTTGAGTTAGTAACACTATCATTTAAGCTCTTATTAAAAAGATAAAAATTATCCTTTAAACTATCATTTACATCGTTTATTAAAGAAACACTGTTTTGATTTTGTTCATAGATAAATTTTTGCGTATTTAAGATCTCTTTTTTTAAAATTTGACTCAATATAAAAAAACTAACTACTAAAATAATTAATAAAATTACGGCAAAAACTAGCATTAAAAGCATTTGATTACTCATTTTCAAATTCCACACTTAATGGATCAATTATCTCATATTTAAATTTTAAAGATTCGATTTTATTTTCTAAATCTTTATTTTCCTCAACTAGTACAGAATGCTTTACACGAAGCTCTTCAATATCTCTACTAATATAATAAATTTCGTTTCTAATATAAATAATAGGTACAAAAATAGCAACTGCCAAAGCCAAAATTAAAAAAGCTACAACAAGATCAAAAAAACCAAGCCCTTTACTTTCTTCATCAATATCTTTGTTATCAATGTCTTGATTTTGTAAATTTGTATTTTTTAGATTAATATTTTGAAAATTTATGTTTTCATTCATTTTATTTTAAATATCCTTAATTTTGCACATTTGCTTCGCGAGTTATTAAGTATCTCACCCTTACTTGGAGTGATTGGTTTTTTTGTCACTATCTTACCTAAGGCATGATTTCCACCACATTCGCATTTTATAAAAAATTCAGGACAAATACACTCTTTTTCCCATTTTTTAAATCTATTTTTTACAATTCTATCTTCAAGAGAATGAAATGAAATTATAGCAACCACAGTATCTTTTAAATTTGCATTTTCAATTGAATTTAGTAAATTTTCAAGTTCCAAAAGCTCATCATTTACCTCTATTCTTAAGGCTTGTAAAACTAAAATTATCTCTAAAATACCGTTTTTCCTAACAGGTTTTAATCCAACTAAATTTGCCAGTTCTTTTATGCTTGAAATTTCTTTTTTTTCTCTATAATTTACTATTTTACTAGCTATAAACTTAGCGTTTTTAAGTTCGCTATATTCTTTAAAAATTCTTTCAAGCTCGCCTAAGCTATATGAATTTATAACAAATTTTGCATCTTTTTTATCATTTTGGTTCATTCTCATATCAAGATTATCACTATTTAATGAAAATCCTCTACTATTTTTATCAAGTTGTAAAGACGAAACACCAATATCTGCTAAAATTCCCCTAACATCATCTGTGTTAATATCACTGAGTGAATTTGAAAAATTTGAATGTTTTATAAAAACTCTATCATTAAACTCATCAAGATATTTTTTTGAGTAATTAATTGCTTCTAAATCTCTATCAAAGCCTATTAATTTTATATTTTTATTTTGTCTTAATATAGCACTTGAATGCCCCCCATATCCAAGTGTGCAGTCGATTATAGTACCATTTTTTATACCCTCAAATGCTTTTAGTACCTCGTTTAACAAAACAGGAGTATGTATCACATATGTCCTTAACTTTAAAAATTTCGTGTATAATAACACAATTTTATTTAAAAAGGCTAAATTTTGGACATAAATCAAACCACTTTGCTATTTCAAAAGCTTTCTTTATCAATGTTTAGAAAGAATTTTTTTGGTATATTTCATGGCTCACTTTCTGCAAAAATAGCCTCAAATAAATTTATGATAAATAAAAAAGATGCAGTTTTTGATGGACTTTTAGAAGATGACTTCGTTGTTTTATATGACAAAAAAGATTATAGATGGAATGATGCAAGCATAGATAGCGATATTCATTTAAATATTTATAAAAATATTTTTGAAGCAAAATTTATAGCTTTTGCGATGCCACCACACACAGTTAGTTACTCGTTAAATCATGATTATATAATCCCAAAAGATTTCTTTGGTTATAAAAAATTTGAAAAAATTAAAATTTATGATCCTAAAAATTTAGATGATTGGTATGAAAGAGCACCTTATGAAATATATAAAACAATGATTACAAATAAGACAAATTTTTTAGTCATTAGAGGATATGGTGTTGTAGCATATAATAGAACTATGACAAATTTGGCAAAAGAAATTGCACTTTTAGATAATAGTTGTAAAATACTATCTTATGAAAAAATATATAATTAAATTTCAAATTTAATTATTTTTTTGCACTAACTAACAAAATGTTAGTAAAAAAGTGTAAAAATTTTAAAAATAAAATGTCTATTTTTTAAGCTTATATAAGCTTATTTTTAGTAGAATATACAGAATTTTGTTAGTTAGTAAGGGGAGATTGATGTTAAATTGGATGCAAAAAAATAGAAAAGCACTAATTCCAACTATTTGGATAAGCACTATTGCTTTTGTTGGAGCAGGTTTTGTTGGATGGGGTGCGTATAGTTTTAAAGCAGATAGCTCATCTTCTGTGGCAAAAGTAGGAAATACTCCTATAACAATAAGAGAATTTCAACAAAAATATAATAATATTTATAGCTATTTAAACTCACTTTCAGGCGGAACTATGACTAGTGAGCAAGCTGATAAAATGAATCTTGATATGGTTGCTTTATCACAAATAATACAAGACACATTAAAACTAAATTTTGCAAATGATTTAGGTATTGGTGCAAACAATGAAGA from Campylobacter ureolyticus includes:
- the rmuC gene encoding DNA recombination protein RmuC produces the protein MSNQMLLMLVFAVILLIILVVSFFILSQILKKEILNTQKFIYEQNQNSVSLINDVNDSLKDNFYLFNKSLNDSVTNSNITTTNTLTGGIDSLDKRFKHILDKINELESANNSAILLKNEVMKLNSIFSNHKLRGNFGEFELYKILKLSYGDNSKFYKTQYKLKNDKIVDAALFLKSDLILGIDSKFPLSSYQKICNGLDNNENILEYQKEFVRNLKKHIDDISNKYIISGQTVKYAIMFLPSEAIFNYICSNCSELFEYMVQKSVFLASPTNLLIILNYASVFIKDENINKNISSIKNEIFELSKIFEEFKKQGESVLNSSNKLNKNIEIFYKNSNLIYTKFKNIEKF
- a CDS encoding ArsS family sensor histidine kinase, producing the protein MKHSSIFYSITFIFILSTTSIFLTFLWLINYDKENYTKELNNKYSTVSDTALYRFAKLVSQDEYENQMKNYNMVKISDDKNIAAIEQNGTILQEVSVKLGTSAIILYNRHHFLKIKHNDEEILLQDADYQPYRYHIIKVIFLFVFTILLITYIFIIRKIKPLRKIKRQIDKFANGDLNIENAKTGNDEISEVADAFYTAVMQIKKLNKSRQLFLRNIMHELKTPITKGRITAEMIPEDKYQKRLISVFEKLEELINEFAAVEEATSGKKLNIVDVYLISELIDEAINLAMVDRKNIKIYGDKELELKVNFKLFSIAIKNIIDNGIKYSTDKFVEIYIKENSLEFHTKGENLEQDLSFYIEPFSKGSNAKQSFGLGLYIVDNIIKSHNLKFCHRYEDGKNIFYFDELKNIISNSENIDLSIIDEVQKSDSK
- a CDS encoding response regulator transcription factor, producing MKILMIEDDVELAEILTEYLEKFKMEVVVADDPYIGLSKLNLDNFDAVILDLTLPGLDGLEVCKEIRKSNNVPIIVSSARHDLTDKINAFDFGADDYLPKPYNPKELLARLKSVIRRSEGLLSQNEQKQNSTKDLVVNEFEHTITLKGKPLKLTVAEYDILAYLIQKEGGAIKREELIYNCDAISEDSTNKSIDVIIGRIRAKLGENSKNPKYIHAIRGVGYKLIQ
- a CDS encoding class II aldolase and adducin N-terminal domain-containing protein gives rise to the protein MDINQTTLLFQKLSLSMFRKNFFGIFHGSLSAKIASNKFMINKKDAVFDGLLEDDFVVLYDKKDYRWNDASIDSDIHLNIYKNIFEAKFIAFAMPPHTVSYSLNHDYIIPKDFFGYKKFEKIKIYDPKNLDDWYERAPYEIYKTMITNKTNFLVIRGYGVVAYNRTMTNLAKEIALLDNSCKILSYEKIYN
- a CDS encoding D-amino acid aminotransferase, translated to MASKLGEIVYVNGKYVDKKDAKISIFDRGFVFGDGIYEVVPIINSNLANKDDFWERFTRSLNEIEIKLNFTKEQVLEIIYNLIKKNNIIEGAVYLEITRGVAPRNFIFLEDLEPTFVSFVYECEILNNPLAKSGIKIISTDDLRWKRRDIKSVSLLAQCIAKTKAYKLGANECVMVENGYITEGGSSSFFIVKDDVLITKPLSNEILPGIRRKTILKIASKLNLKVEERNITLDEAYSADEVFMSAATWVLLPVIQIDDKPINGGKIGKWSKILRDEYVKIIKKEVGLI
- a CDS encoding DnaJ C-terminal domain-containing protein codes for the protein MSDSLYETLGVSKDASNEDIKKAYRKLARKYHPDINKDPEAENKFKEINAAYEILSDDEKRRQYDARGDSMFGNQNFSDFARNAENFGDLNDILRNIFGGGFKNADFSGSFGGGFGGFGENLDINARLNLDFDFAINGGEKTININNQSIKIRVPAGVKDGEKLRIRNKGKVSSDGRSVGDIILHLSVTPSSEYEIKDDDLYKEIEISLKTALFGGKVEVSTPKKEVSIKIGKNTKNGQKIRLKGYGIQNRNTKIYGDLYLKVNVLLPDIEKLDKEVVKILEEKL
- the rsmH gene encoding 16S rRNA (cytosine(1402)-N(4))-methyltransferase RsmH produces the protein MIHTPVLLNEVLKAFEGIKNGTIIDCTLGYGGHSSAILRQNKNIKLIGFDRDLEAINYSKKYLDEFNDRVFIKHSNFSNSLSDINTDDVRGILADIGVSSLQLDKNSRGFSLNSDNLDMRMNQNDKKDAKFVINSYSLGELERIFKEYSELKNAKFIASKIVNYREKKEISSIKELANLVGLKPVRKNGILEIILVLQALRIEVNDELLELENLLNSIENANLKDTVVAIISFHSLEDRIVKNRFKKWEKECICPEFFIKCECGGNHALGKIVTKKPITPSKGEILNNSRSKCAKLRIFKIK
- a CDS encoding P-loop NTPase family protein, which codes for MNENINFQNINLKNTNLQNQDIDNKDIDEESKGLGFFDLVVAFLILALAVAIFVPIIYIRNEIYYISRDIEELRVKHSVLVEENKDLENKIESLKFKYEIIDPLSVEFENE